A portion of the Thunnus maccoyii chromosome 20, fThuMac1.1, whole genome shotgun sequence genome contains these proteins:
- the LOC121887207 gene encoding uncharacterized protein LOC121887207 isoform X1 → MERWRNPKQDRKEEGGESTEGRGVIEEKDLRVVYQHKNGKILKSDPPIKMNKGLTAANGTACAARVSGSYDKCSQMSKKVSNANHVSHTTQNRDLNKRQGPGHVRTLSQELREHPLLITSASSLTPRSHQRRWSADFCQCGTSPAITVKKTMKEPLPPQRGVSLLRPHTASRSSSKRHSCPPPEILRSPIHSSSSSSSISSCSSPPPVKTSDITGPDPLGWKLRPKNSSTSRQARAKRLSLQISLPIILPDHKSSPDPQLDPTTKPKPALKPKPCRRRHSESSAFLRSLANPVPVVTLEELCNVHLRSVTYVDESDDVFNEGNDEEEQKEEKVTTQPCKTPPPVAEKTAMARQIAQLIAHSRQRQRRWPVTAKTNQEEHIYTSEIQPEPKHSHQTEDHHSLHATKTGLRLDTSYDRERTTPHFLAEDSKRQEIETPSNSNTINYRGD, encoded by the exons ATGGAGCGGTGGAGAAATCCAAAACAAGATAggaaagaagaaggaggagagagtaCAGAGGGAAGAGGCGTGATAGAGGAGAAGGATTTGAG GGTTGTTTACCAACACAAAAACGGAAAAATACTGAAGTCTGACCCTCCGATTAAGATGAATAAAGGTTTGACTGCTGCTAATGGCACAGCCTGTGCAGCCCGTGTCAGTGGAAGCTATGATAAGTGTAGCCAGATGAGTAAAAAAGTGTCTAATGCAAACCATGTTAGCCAcacaacacagaacagagacCTTAATAAAAGACAAGGTCCAGGACATGTTAGAACACTCAGCCAGGAGCTCAGAGAACACCCTCTCTTAATAACCTCCGCCTCCAGCCTGACCCCACGTTCTCATCAGCGGCGCTGGTCAGCTGATTTTTGCCAGTGTGGGACCTCCCCCGCCATTACTGTGAAGAAGACCATGAAGGAACCACTGCCTCCTCAGCGTGGAGTATCCCTCCTCAGACCCCACACCGCATCCCGTTCTTCATCCAAACGCCACTCCTGCCCCCCCCCTGAGATCTTAAGGTCCCCAATTCActcgtcctcctcttcatcctccatctcttcctgctcctctcctcctcccgtCAAGACATCTGACATAACCGGCCCCGACCCTCTAGGCTGGAAGTTGCGTCCCAAGAACAGCTCCACCTCCCGCCAGGCTCGCGCGAAAAGGCTGTCTCTGCAGATCTCTCTTCCAATCATCCTTCCCGACCACAAATCTAGTCCTGACCCTCAACTTGACCCCACTACTAAACCCAAACCCGCCCTCAAACCAAAACCATGCCGTCGCCGCCACTCCGAGTCATCAGCCTTTCTCAGATCCCTGGCGAACCCTGTGCCAGTGGTGACACTGGAGGAGCTCTGCAACGTCCACCTCCGCTCTGTCACCTATGTGGATGAGTCTGACGACGTCTTCAATGAAGGGAATGATGAGGAGGagcaaaaagaggagaaggtgaCCACTCAGCCATGCAAAACACCACCACCTGTTGCAGAAAAAACTGCTATGGCAAGACAAATAGCACAACTGATTGCTCATTCACGCCAACGCCAACGCCGATGGCCTGTCACAGCTAAAACTAACCAAGAGGAACACATTTACACCAGTGAGATACAGCCAGAACCTAAACATTCACACCAGACCGAGGACCATCACAGCCTACATGCTACAAAAACTG GATTGCGTCTGGATACCAGCTATGACAGGGAGAGGACCACTCCACACTTCCTGGCTGAGGACTCAAAGAGACAAGAAATTGAGACTCCTTCCAACTCCAACACCATTAATTATAGGGGGGACTGA
- the LOC121887207 gene encoding uncharacterized protein LOC121887207 isoform X2, which yields MNKGLTAANGTACAARVSGSYDKCSQMSKKVSNANHVSHTTQNRDLNKRQGPGHVRTLSQELREHPLLITSASSLTPRSHQRRWSADFCQCGTSPAITVKKTMKEPLPPQRGVSLLRPHTASRSSSKRHSCPPPEILRSPIHSSSSSSSISSCSSPPPVKTSDITGPDPLGWKLRPKNSSTSRQARAKRLSLQISLPIILPDHKSSPDPQLDPTTKPKPALKPKPCRRRHSESSAFLRSLANPVPVVTLEELCNVHLRSVTYVDESDDVFNEGNDEEEQKEEKVTTQPCKTPPPVAEKTAMARQIAQLIAHSRQRQRRWPVTAKTNQEEHIYTSEIQPEPKHSHQTEDHHSLHATKTGLRLDTSYDRERTTPHFLAEDSKRQEIETPSNSNTINYRGD from the exons ATGAATAAAGGTTTGACTGCTGCTAATGGCACAGCCTGTGCAGCCCGTGTCAGTGGAAGCTATGATAAGTGTAGCCAGATGAGTAAAAAAGTGTCTAATGCAAACCATGTTAGCCAcacaacacagaacagagacCTTAATAAAAGACAAGGTCCAGGACATGTTAGAACACTCAGCCAGGAGCTCAGAGAACACCCTCTCTTAATAACCTCCGCCTCCAGCCTGACCCCACGTTCTCATCAGCGGCGCTGGTCAGCTGATTTTTGCCAGTGTGGGACCTCCCCCGCCATTACTGTGAAGAAGACCATGAAGGAACCACTGCCTCCTCAGCGTGGAGTATCCCTCCTCAGACCCCACACCGCATCCCGTTCTTCATCCAAACGCCACTCCTGCCCCCCCCCTGAGATCTTAAGGTCCCCAATTCActcgtcctcctcttcatcctccatctcttcctgctcctctcctcctcccgtCAAGACATCTGACATAACCGGCCCCGACCCTCTAGGCTGGAAGTTGCGTCCCAAGAACAGCTCCACCTCCCGCCAGGCTCGCGCGAAAAGGCTGTCTCTGCAGATCTCTCTTCCAATCATCCTTCCCGACCACAAATCTAGTCCTGACCCTCAACTTGACCCCACTACTAAACCCAAACCCGCCCTCAAACCAAAACCATGCCGTCGCCGCCACTCCGAGTCATCAGCCTTTCTCAGATCCCTGGCGAACCCTGTGCCAGTGGTGACACTGGAGGAGCTCTGCAACGTCCACCTCCGCTCTGTCACCTATGTGGATGAGTCTGACGACGTCTTCAATGAAGGGAATGATGAGGAGGagcaaaaagaggagaaggtgaCCACTCAGCCATGCAAAACACCACCACCTGTTGCAGAAAAAACTGCTATGGCAAGACAAATAGCACAACTGATTGCTCATTCACGCCAACGCCAACGCCGATGGCCTGTCACAGCTAAAACTAACCAAGAGGAACACATTTACACCAGTGAGATACAGCCAGAACCTAAACATTCACACCAGACCGAGGACCATCACAGCCTACATGCTACAAAAACTG GATTGCGTCTGGATACCAGCTATGACAGGGAGAGGACCACTCCACACTTCCTGGCTGAGGACTCAAAGAGACAAGAAATTGAGACTCCTTCCAACTCCAACACCATTAATTATAGGGGGGACTGA